In 'Nostoc azollae' 0708, the following are encoded in one genomic region:
- a CDS encoding type II toxin-antitoxin system HicB family antitoxin yields MIEYTVIYEPGETNWCAYFPDSPGCVSIGNTLPEVQGNLKEAIEWYLEILK; encoded by the coding sequence ATGATTGAGTACACAGTCATTTACGAACCTGGTGAGACAAACTGGTGTGCTTATTTTCCCGACTCACCCGGTTGTGTTAGCATTGGCAATACCTTACCCGAAGTACAGGGAAATCTTAAAGAAGCTATAGAATGGTATTTGGAAATATTGAAATAA
- a CDS encoding VanZ family protein, whose protein sequence is MLLLGIAAYLSHQELRKSKFDMLNITIPLARLIVFSTCIFDEITQFFEPYRSADITDLAAHILGIIVFTRSAEKFLESVHE, encoded by the coding sequence TTGCTGTTACTAGGAATTGCTGCTTATCTCAGTCACCAAGAACTAAGAAAAAGTAAATTTGATATGTTAAATATCACTATACCTCTTGCAAGATTAATAGTCTTTAGTACTTGTATCTTTGACGAAATAACTCAATTTTTTGAACCTTATCGTAGTGCTGATATCACAGACTTAGCTGCTCATATTTTGGGTATTATCGTATTTACTCGATCAGCAGAAAAATTCCTAGAATCAGTACATGAATAA
- a CDS encoding ABC transporter permease: MVLGFYSFNKSPYSATWQGFTLEWYQELFSEDRILSAVNHSLLIAFSAVTVSAVLGTLMAVGLARYNFPGKTLYRSISYLPLLVPDIALAVATLVCLAAFAIPLSIWTIVAAHIVFCLSYIGLVVSARLNNLNPHLEEAALDLGATPIQAFFQVVLPQLMPGIVSGCLLAFILSLDDFIISSFTAGSGSNTLPVEIFSRIRTGVKPDINALSVMLISITATVAIIAELIRASGDNQNSL, encoded by the coding sequence GTGGTACTAGGCTTTTATAGCTTTAACAAGTCACCCTACAGCGCCACGTGGCAAGGATTCACCCTGGAATGGTATCAAGAACTGTTCAGTGAGGATCGCATCTTATCGGCTGTAAATCACAGTTTACTAATTGCTTTCAGCGCAGTCACAGTTTCTGCGGTATTGGGAACTTTGATGGCGGTAGGGTTAGCGCGTTATAATTTTCCCGGCAAAACATTGTATCGTAGTATATCTTATCTGCCATTATTAGTTCCTGATATTGCGCTCGCAGTAGCCACACTAGTCTGTTTAGCTGCCTTCGCCATACCCTTAAGCATTTGGACAATAGTAGCAGCCCACATCGTTTTTTGTCTCTCCTACATTGGACTAGTCGTATCTGCTAGACTCAATAATCTAAACCCCCATCTAGAAGAAGCCGCACTAGATTTAGGTGCAACACCCATTCAAGCCTTCTTTCAAGTTGTCTTACCCCAATTAATGCCTGGTATTGTCTCCGGTTGCTTACTCGCCTTTATCCTCAGTTTAGACGACTTTATCATCTCGAGTTTTACCGCTGGTAGCGGTTCTAACACCTTACCAGTGGAAATATTTAGCCGCATTAGAACCGGAGTCAAACCGGATATTAACGCCCTCAGCGTCATGTTAATTTCCATCACCGCCACCGTCGCTATCATAGCAGAACTAATTCGTGCATCTGGAGACAACCAAAATAGTTTGTAA
- a CDS encoding Uma2 family endonuclease has translation MIIELTDSNYDSYSAEEYLELELNLEIGHEYINELITQVTGGTPNHNQLELNISSTLNYILKRQTYQVSFTDQRLWIADRRIHNYPEVMVVKTQT, from the coding sequence ATGATAATAGAGTTAACAGATTCAAATTATGACTCTTATTCAGCTGAAGAATATCTAGAATTAGAACTAAACTTAGAAATAGGTCACGAATATATCAATGAATTAATTACACAGGTGACAGGCGGAACACCAAATCATAACCAACTTGAACTTAATATCAGTAGTACACTCAATTATATTCTCAAACGTCAAACCTATCAAGTCTCTTTTACAGATCAACGGCTTTGGATTGCTGACAGAAGAATTCATAACTATCCTGAGGTTATGGTTGTCAAAACACAGACTTAA
- a CDS encoding bifunctional serine/threonine-protein kinase/formylglycine-generating enzyme family protein yields MQICQNPNCSNPFNPDYSKFCIVCGHGTFGQILRNRYRVLRLLGEGGFSKTYAAEDVDRLNAPCVIKQFFPQVQGTGQRAKAAEFFKEEAFRLYELGENHPQIPRLLAYFEQGASLYLVQEFIIGKTLLEEVQEQAYSEAEIRKLLLDLLPVLDFIHQRNVIHRDIKPENIIRRDTDQKPVLIDFGGAKQVTHTSIARQATAIYTLGYAPTEQMAGFACHASDLYALGVTCVRLLTQDLPMQDTYGLKDPLYDPMTAKWLWKERLQVKSITISQELIYILDQLLQHFPNDRYQSAAEVLDDLTAELSLPLGLEPVSSAIFHIIKTPLTPPGPARKVIVPLLPLKAFDFDVVTVDTAGKETSYDTLSAKLFLEQLNKNVALEMVSIPGSSFLMGSPEFEGDAEEYPQHQVTVKPFFMAKYPITQAQWKAVVALPQVTQALNSKPSKFKGANLPIENISWYEAVEFCLRLSMKTGRNYRLPSEAEWEYACRAGTTTAFHFGERITSDLINCSGGDFYIVPTKSDFRKQITNVGSFDIANAFGLYDMHGLVWEWCADPWHNNYEGAPTNGSIWDVDGDIHRRVLRGGAWNFNAELCRSASRSWNEAEGGLRMSGLRVVFSVEE; encoded by the coding sequence ATGCAAATTTGTCAAAATCCCAATTGTTCAAACCCATTCAATCCTGACTACAGTAAATTTTGCATCGTTTGTGGACACGGTACATTTGGACAAATCCTCAGAAACCGTTACCGTGTTTTGCGTTTATTAGGAGAAGGTGGGTTTAGCAAAACTTACGCCGCAGAAGATGTAGACAGACTCAACGCACCTTGCGTTATTAAGCAATTTTTCCCCCAAGTTCAGGGAACAGGACAACGTGCAAAAGCAGCAGAATTTTTCAAGGAAGAGGCTTTCAGATTATATGAACTTGGAGAAAATCATCCCCAAATTCCTCGTTTATTAGCTTACTTTGAACAAGGTGCTAGTTTATATTTAGTCCAGGAATTTATTATTGGCAAAACCCTCCTAGAAGAAGTTCAAGAACAGGCCTATAGCGAAGCAGAAATTCGTAAACTTTTGTTAGATTTATTACCAGTTCTTGATTTTATTCACCAAAGAAACGTAATTCATCGGGATATTAAACCCGAAAATATTATTCGTAGAGATACAGATCAAAAACCTGTATTAATTGACTTTGGTGGTGCAAAACAAGTAACTCACACCAGCATAGCTAGACAAGCCACAGCTATTTATACTTTAGGTTATGCACCAACCGAACAAATGGCAGGTTTTGCTTGTCATGCAAGTGACTTATATGCTTTGGGTGTAACCTGTGTCAGGTTATTAACTCAAGATTTACCCATGCAAGATACCTATGGACTTAAAGATCCTCTTTATGATCCTATGACTGCGAAATGGTTATGGAAAGAACGTTTACAGGTAAAAAGTATTACCATCAGTCAGGAATTAATATACATTTTAGATCAATTACTGCAACATTTCCCCAACGATAGATATCAGTCAGCAGCAGAGGTTTTAGATGATTTAACAGCGGAACTATCACTGCCATTAGGATTAGAACCAGTAAGTTCAGCAATTTTCCATATTATCAAAACACCATTAACACCTCCAGGTCCAGCACGAAAAGTTATCGTTCCCTTACTACCTTTAAAAGCTTTTGATTTTGATGTAGTTACAGTAGACACAGCAGGAAAAGAAACTAGTTATGACACACTTAGCGCCAAATTGTTTCTAGAACAATTAAACAAAAACGTCGCTTTAGAAATGGTATCAATTCCTGGTAGTAGTTTTCTGATGGGTTCACCAGAATTTGAAGGTGATGCTGAGGAATATCCGCAACATCAAGTCACAGTTAAACCTTTTTTCATGGCGAAATATCCCATTACTCAAGCACAGTGGAAAGCAGTTGTAGCATTACCGCAAGTCACCCAAGCTTTAAACTCCAAGCCATCAAAATTTAAAGGTGCAAATTTACCCATAGAGAATATTTCTTGGTATGAAGCGGTGGAATTTTGTTTGCGGTTATCAATGAAAACTGGACGAAATTATCGTTTACCTAGTGAAGCTGAATGGGAATATGCTTGTCGTGCGGGAACTACTACTGCTTTTCATTTTGGGGAAAGAATTACTTCTGATTTAATTAATTGTAGCGGTGGTGATTTTTATATTGTCCCAACCAAAAGCGACTTCCGTAAACAAATCACAAATGTCGGCAGTTTTGATATAGCGAATGCTTTTGGTTTATATGATATGCATGGGTTAGTTTGGGAATGGTGTGCTGATCCCTGGCATAACAATTATGAAGGTGCACCGACCAATGGTAGTATTTGGGATGTTGATGGTGATATACATCGTCGGGTTTTGCGCGGTGGTGCTTGGAATTTCAATGCAGAACTTTGTCGCAGTGCTAGTCGCAGTTGGAATGAAGCAGAAGGTGGTTTAAGAATGTCGGGTTTGCGAGTGGTGTTTTCAGTTGAGGAATGA
- a CDS encoding type II toxin-antitoxin system HicA family toxin, translating into MECTRGSHRIIKNDNKLGIVVVPGNPSDDILIGTLSSIWKQTKLGAIND; encoded by the coding sequence ATAGAATGCACAAGAGGTAGTCATCGTATAATTAAAAATGACAATAAGTTAGGTATCGTAGTTGTACCTGGAAACCCAAGTGATGACATTCTAATAGGTACACTTTCATCAATTTGGAAGCAGACAAAATTAGGAGCAATAAATGATTGA